The Candidatus Limnocylindrales bacterium genome has a segment encoding these proteins:
- the rpsS gene encoding 30S ribosomal protein S19, with product MPRSIKKGPFVDAFLLKKVSSQSVDDRRPIKTWSRRSTVVPEFIGYTLSVHNGRRFLPIYVTENMVGHKLGEFAPTRTFQAHSGARKTEVKK from the coding sequence GTGCCGAGGTCCATCAAGAAAGGTCCGTTCGTGGATGCCTTCCTTCTCAAGAAGGTGTCCAGCCAGAGCGTCGACGACCGGCGTCCGATCAAGACCTGGTCGCGGCGCTCGACCGTCGTGCCCGAGTTCATCGGCTACACGCTGTCGGTGCACAACGGCCGCCGTTTCCTGCCCATCTACGTCACCGAGAACATGGTGGGCCACAAGCTCGGCGAGTTCGCTCCGACGCGCACGTTCCAGGCGCACTCGGGCGCGCGCAAGACCGAAGTGAAGAAGTAG